A genomic stretch from Malus domestica chromosome 15, GDT2T_hap1 includes:
- the LOC103401408 gene encoding F-box protein SKIP2-like, which produces MGQSSSLPEAPAEHSPREISTSRRFSFKTVAIASSSTDEDSELYGEVTQGRDYTSDLPDECLASIFHFLCAGDRKRSSLVCHRWLRVDGQSRHRLSLNAQAGLLPFLPALFARFDSVTKLALRCDRKSISLDDDALVLISIRCKNLTRLKLRGCREITDLGMATFAQNCKGLKKLSCGSCMFGAKAMNAVFEHCPALEELSVKRLRGVHDGSEPIGDKIASSSLKSITLKEILNGQCFGPLVVGSKNLKTLKLIRCLGDWDTVLEKLGNGNQGVIEIHLERLQVTDLGLSAISKCSNLEVLHIVKAPECSNFGLICVAENCKLLRKLHIDGWRTNRIGDEGLIAISKECPNIQELVLIGVNPTSLSLTAIASNCQKLERLALCGSGSIGDAEFACIAAKCVALKKLCIKGCPISNVGLEMLAWGCPSLSKIKVKKCRGVSGEAAEWLRERRGSLTVNWEAGEIGSMDASGCAGGAVESDVEFPVDHVAVAIAPASSNSPLALLRTKFGVFSGRSFVPCTFRRWSVSQSSSSSNL; this is translated from the coding sequence ATGGGACAGTCCTCTTCGCTTCCTGAGGCTCCGGCGGAGCACAGCCCCAGAGAAATTTCAACGAGCCGACGGTTCAGCTTCAAAACGGTGGCGATTGCTTCATCCTCGACCGACGAAGACTCCGAGTTGTACGGGGAAGTCACTCAGGGCCGTGACTACACGTCTGATCTTCCCGACGAGTGTCTGGCGAGTATTTTCCATTTCCTCTGCGCCGGTGACCGGAAACGGAGCTCGCTCGTCTGCCACCGGTGGCTGAGAGTCGACGGACAGAGCCGGCACCGCCTCTCTCTCAACGCCCAGGCTGGGCTTCTTCCTTTCCTGCCTGCTCTCTTCGCCCGCTTCGACTCGGTCACGAAGCTTGCGCTTCGATGCGATCGCAAATCGATCAGCCTGGACGACGACGCTTTGGTCCTGATCTCGATTCGCTGCAAAAACCTCACGCGCCTCAAGCTCCGCGGCTGCCGCGAAATCACCGACCTCGGAATGGCCACGTTTGCGCAGAACTGTAAGGGCCTGAAGAAGCTCTCCTGCGGCTCGTGCATGTTCGGCGCCAAAGCCATGAACGCCGTCTTCGAGCACTGCCCGGCGCTCGAGGAGCTCTCCGTGAAGAGGCTCCGCGGCGTCCACGACGGCTCAGAGCCGATCGGCGACAAAATTGCGTCGTCGTCGCTGAAATCGATAACGTTGAAGGAGATACTGAACGGACAGTGCTTCGGGCCGCTTGTCGTAGGTTCCAAGAATCTCAAGACTCTGAAGCTAATCCGCTGTTTGGGGGATTGGGATACGGTTTTGGAAAAGCTTGGAAATGGGAACCAGGGTGTGATTGAAATTCACCTGGAGAGGTTGCAGGTGACCGATTTGGGGCTTTCCGCCATTTCGAAGTGCTCGAATTTGGAGGTTTTGCACATTGTTAAGGCTCCTGAGTGTTCGAATTTTGGGCTTATTTGTGTTGCCGAAAACTGCAAGCTGCTGAGGAAGCTTCACATTGATGGATGGAGGACGAATAGGATTGGGGACGAGGGTTTGATTGCCATATCGAAAGAGTGCCCCAACATACAGGAGCTTGTTCTGATTGGTGTGAATCCCACCTCTTTGAGCCTAACTGCAATTGCTTCCAATTGCCAAAAATTGGAGAGGTTGGCGCTCTGCGGTAGCGGGTCAATTGGAGATGCAGAGTTTGCTTGCATTGCTGCGAAATGCGTGGCGTTGAAGAAGCTGTGTATCAAGGGGTGCCCAATTTCCAATGTCGGGCTTGAAATGCTTGCTTGGGGTTGTCCCAGTTTGTCCAAGATTAAGGTCAAGAAGTGCAGAGGAGTGAGTGGTGAGGCGGCGGAGTGGTTGCGGGAACGAAGAGGATCATTGACTGTGAATTGGGAAGCTGGTGAAATTGGATCAATGGATGCTAGTGGGTGTGCAGGTGGAGCCGTAGAAAGCGATGTGGAGTTTC